One genomic window of bacterium includes the following:
- a CDS encoding phosphoketolase family protein — protein sequence MSLIVSNEELKEIDAYWRAVNYLAVGQIYLCDNPLLREPLRLEHIKPRILGHWGTTPGLNFIYVHLNRVIKTHNLNMIFVTGPGHGGPSLVANVYLEGTYSEVYPHISQDVEGMKRLFKQFSFPGGISSHTGSETPGSIHEGGELGYAVSHAYGAAFDNPDLIVACIVGDGEAETGPLATAWHSNKFLNPITDGAVLPILHLNGYKIANPTVLSRISHEELKDLFIGYGYKPYFVEGAEPEAMHQLMAETLDTVINEIKTTQNDVRSTGKANRPQWPMIILRTPKGWTGPKEVDGLKTEDFWRSHQVPFADMEKNPGHIKLLEEWMRSYKPEELFDKNGRLIPELAKLPPAGEQRMGANPHTNGGILLKDLKMPDFRDYAVEVLAPGKVVAEDTRVLGRFLRDVMKLNMESRNFRVFGPDETASNRLDALFEVTDRTWLEKTIPEDDHLSPDGRVMEILSEHTCQGWLEGYLLTGRHGFFSCYEAFIHIVDSMFNQHAKWLKVASKEVAWRRPIASLNYLLTSHVWRQDHNGFSHQDPGFIDHVVNKKADIIRVYLPPDANTLLFVADKCLRSRNFINVIIAGKHPQPQWLNMDAAIKHCTAGVGIWEWASNDKGEEPDVVMACAGDVPTLETLAAVNLLRQQVPELKIRLINVVDLMTLQPKEEHPHGLSNKDFDILFTTDKPIIFAYHGYPWLIHRLSYRRTNHKNLHVRGYKEEGTTTTPFDMAVRNDLDRFHLVADVIDRVPKLGYIAAYTKQFVRDKLIQHKEYIVKYGQDMPEIRDWEWNFT from the coding sequence ATGTCTCTAATAGTTTCTAATGAAGAACTAAAGGAAATAGATGCTTACTGGCGGGCGGTAAATTATCTTGCGGTTGGACAAATTTATCTCTGTGACAATCCACTATTGCGAGAGCCACTTAGACTGGAACATATTAAACCGCGGATACTTGGACATTGGGGAACTACCCCAGGGCTGAATTTTATCTATGTCCATCTTAATCGGGTGATTAAGACGCACAATCTTAATATGATTTTTGTCACTGGTCCCGGACACGGAGGCCCATCTTTAGTGGCTAATGTCTATCTTGAAGGAACTTACAGCGAGGTATATCCACATATTTCTCAGGATGTAGAGGGGATGAAGAGGCTATTTAAGCAATTTTCATTTCCGGGTGGTATCTCCAGTCATACTGGTTCTGAAACACCAGGTTCTATCCACGAAGGCGGAGAACTGGGCTATGCTGTTTCACATGCCTATGGTGCGGCTTTTGATAATCCAGATTTAATTGTCGCTTGTATCGTAGGTGATGGTGAGGCAGAAACAGGCCCACTGGCTACTGCCTGGCATTCAAATAAGTTTCTTAATCCTATCACCGATGGGGCGGTTTTGCCCATTCTTCACTTGAACGGCTACAAAATTGCCAATCCTACCGTGCTTTCAAGAATAAGCCATGAAGAACTCAAAGACCTGTTTATCGGCTACGGCTACAAACCTTATTTTGTTGAAGGGGCTGAACCTGAGGCAATGCACCAGTTGATGGCAGAAACCCTTGATACGGTCATTAATGAAATCAAAACTACTCAGAATGATGTCCGCTCTACAGGTAAGGCTAATCGTCCGCAGTGGCCAATGATTATCCTGCGCACACCCAAAGGCTGGACAGGACCAAAAGAGGTTGACGGGTTAAAAACAGAAGATTTCTGGCGTTCTCACCAGGTGCCTTTTGCGGATATGGAGAAAAATCCTGGACATATAAAATTGCTTGAAGAATGGATGAGAAGTTATAAACCGGAGGAACTCTTTGATAAAAACGGTCGGCTCATTCCAGAACTGGCTAAACTTCCTCCTGCGGGCGAACAACGAATGGGAGCAAATCCACATACTAACGGCGGTATCCTGCTAAAAGACCTGAAAATGCCTGATTTCCGTGATTATGCGGTTGAAGTGCTTGCACCAGGTAAGGTCGTAGCAGAGGATACCCGTGTGCTGGGACGATTTCTTCGGGATGTGATGAAACTAAATATGGAGAGCCGAAATTTCAGAGTTTTCGGACCAGATGAAACTGCCTCCAATCGGCTTGATGCCCTATTTGAGGTAACTGACCGCACCTGGTTAGAAAAAACTATTCCTGAGGATGACCATCTCTCACCCGATGGACGGGTGATGGAAATACTGAGTGAACATACCTGTCAGGGCTGGCTGGAAGGTTATCTTCTCACCGGCCGACACGGCTTTTTTTCCTGTTATGAGGCATTCATCCATATTGTTGATTCGATGTTTAACCAGCATGCCAAATGGCTTAAAGTCGCCAGCAAAGAGGTTGCCTGGCGAAGACCAATTGCCTCACTTAACTACCTGCTTACCTCCCATGTCTGGCGCCAGGACCATAACGGCTTCAGCCATCAAGACCCCGGCTTTATCGACCATGTGGTAAATAAAAAGGCGGATATTATTCGGGTCTATCTGCCACCGGATGCAAATACACTTCTTTTTGTAGCAGATAAATGTTTGCGTAGCCGTAATTTTATCAATGTGATTATTGCGGGCAAACATCCACAACCACAATGGTTGAATATGGATGCGGCAATTAAACACTGCACCGCTGGCGTTGGTATCTGGGAATGGGCTAGTAACGATAAAGGCGAGGAGCCAGATGTCGTCATGGCTTGTGCTGGTGATGTTCCAACATTGGAAACTCTTGCCGCAGTCAATTTGTTGCGACAACAGGTGCCTGAATTGAAAATCCGCCTCATCAATGTCGTTGACCTGATGACACTTCAACCCAAAGAGGAACACCCTCATGGTTTATCAAATAAAGATTTTGATATACTCTTCACCACGGATAAACCAATTATCTTTGCTTATCACGGCTATCCCTGGTTGATACATCGCTTATCCTACCGACGAACAAATCACAAAAATCTCCATGTGCGGGGATATAAAGAGGAAGGAACAACAACCACTCCCTTTGATATGGCGGTGCGTAATGACCTTGACCGTTTTCATTTAGTGGCTGATGTTATTGACCGTGTGCCTAAACTGGGCTATATCGCCGCTTATACCAAACAGTTTGTTCGAGATAAACTCATTCAGCATAAAGAGTATATCGTCAAGTACGGTCAGGATATGCCCGAAATTCGTGATTGGGAATGGAATTTTACATAA
- a CDS encoding PDDEXK nuclease domain-containing protein: MKNITKPYQNLLDSIGSLLNEARQKAYQQINTILTKTYWEIGHHIVVYEQENREKPVYGSHLLDRLSKDLKTRYGKGFSRRNVLNMRNFYLAYQKWQAVPAILSWTHIVLLLSIEDELSRSFYEKECITNHWSTRELERQIDSMLFERLALSKDKKGVLKLASKAQQIAKPEDMVKDPYVLEFLGIPEDYRYSEKELEQRIIDNMQSFLLELGKGFSFVARQYRISLNNKHFYIDLVFYQRILKCFVLIDLKLGAINHQDIGQMNLYLNYFKKEEMTEDDNEPVGIILGAQKDHVLVEYALGGISNKLFASKYRLSLPDKKLLQKAVEKIIIKDKKLIKR; the protein is encoded by the coding sequence ATGAAAAACATAACAAAACCTTATCAAAATCTTTTAGATTCAATAGGTAGTCTTCTAAACGAAGCACGACAAAAAGCATATCAACAAATAAACACTATATTGACTAAAACTTATTGGGAGATTGGACATCATATTGTTGTTTATGAGCAAGAGAATCGTGAAAAACCAGTTTATGGTTCTCATCTTCTGGACAGATTATCTAAAGATTTAAAAACTCGCTATGGCAAAGGTTTTTCAAGAAGAAATGTGTTGAATATGCGTAACTTTTACCTTGCATATCAAAAATGGCAGGCAGTGCCTGCCATTTTGTCCTGGACACATATTGTGCTTCTTCTTTCAATAGAAGATGAACTATCTCGGTCTTTTTATGAAAAAGAATGTATTACAAATCATTGGAGTACCCGCGAATTAGAACGACAGATAGATTCCATGCTCTTTGAACGATTAGCGTTAAGTAAAGATAAAAAAGGTGTGCTTAAACTTGCATCTAAAGCACAGCAGATTGCGAAACCTGAAGATATGGTAAAAGACCCTTATGTTTTGGAGTTTTTGGGTATTCCTGAAGATTATCGGTATTCAGAAAAAGAATTGGAACAAAGAATTATAGATAATATGCAAAGTTTTCTATTGGAATTAGGTAAAGGATTTTCTTTTGTTGCACGACAGTATCGTATCAGTTTGAATAATAAACATTTTTATATTGATTTGGTTTTTTATCAGCGAATTTTAAAATGTTTTGTTTTAATTGACCTTAAACTCGGAGCAATAAATCATCAAGATATTGGACAAATGAATTTATATTTGAATTATTTTAAGAAAGAAGAAATGACAGAGGATGACAATGAACCTGTAGGTATTATTTTAGGTGCTCAAAAAGACCATGTATTAGTTGAATATGCTTTGGGTGGAATTTCAAATAAACTTTTTGCTTCAAAATATCGCTTGTCTTTACCAGATAAAAAGCTTCTTCAAAAAGCTGTAGAAAAAATTATTATTAAAGACAAGAAACTTATAAAAAGGTAA
- a CDS encoding DUF3800 domain-containing protein, with protein sequence MLIYFDESYDNDHQYLLLGALFNPHPKFLHRKLSEVKKKYSYFSQNGMLREIKYNYVTDNKKLQIAKSAVDIFFETTSWFRCVVVEQRLIDLNRFGKRWEDERLKRARLYKKFAELLMSHNTENIFNAVLLVDSLTRCNGDEFIEIMKQEFCLPYGKHSLNSHIPTLKDVIDIPSHLEQYQVNQIGDILMGCILNNLKPTQNKFKNQIREHLISKLKVKNLLPETWNKYSKRSVEEYYPKFNIWYWKPK encoded by the coding sequence GTGTTAATATACTTTGACGAATCTTATGATAATGACCATCAATATTTGTTACTGGGAGCACTTTTTAATCCCCACCCTAAATTCCTTCACCGAAAATTATCAGAGGTAAAGAAAAAATATAGTTATTTCTCTCAAAATGGAATGTTAAGGGAGATTAAATATAATTATGTTACTGATAACAAAAAACTTCAAATTGCCAAATCTGCGGTGGATATTTTCTTTGAGACTACCAGTTGGTTCCGGTGTGTGGTAGTAGAACAAAGATTGATTGACCTAAATCGCTTTGGCAAAAGATGGGAGGATGAAAGACTAAAAAGAGCAAGGCTTTATAAGAAATTTGCCGAGTTGTTGATGAGTCATAATACAGAAAATATCTTTAATGCTGTCCTCCTTGTGGATAGTTTGACAAGATGTAATGGAGATGAGTTTATCGAAATAATGAAACAGGAGTTTTGTCTACCTTATGGAAAACATTCACTCAATTCACACATCCCAACATTAAAGGATGTTATCGACATCCCTTCACATTTAGAGCAATATCAGGTAAATCAAATTGGAGATATTTTGATGGGATGTATTTTAAATAATCTGAAACCGACTCAAAACAAGTTTAAAAATCAGATTAGAGAACATCTTATTTCAAAGTTGAAAGTAAAAAATCTTTTACCAGAAACATGGAATAAATATTCAAAAAGATCTGTGGAAGAGTATTATCCTAAATTTAATATTTGGTACTGGAAACCAAAATAA